In Bacteroides coprosuis DSM 18011, the following are encoded in one genomic region:
- a CDS encoding ATP synthase gamma chain (COGs: COG0224 F0F1-type ATP synthase gamma subunit~HAMAP: ATPase, F1 complex, gamma subunit~InterPro IPR000131~KEGG: bfs:BF2235 F0F1 ATP synthase subunit gamma~PFAM: ATPase, F1 complex, gamma subunit~SPTR: ATP synthase gamma chain;~TIGRFAM: ATPase, F1 complex, gamma subunit~manually curated~IMG reference gene:2504106891~PFAM: ATP synthase~TIGRFAM: ATP synthase, F1 gamma subunit): MGSLREVKNRINSVKNTRKITSAMRMVASAKLTKVEGVIENMLPYQNKLDSILCKFLSGGTKVESPFTVQREVKRIAVVVMSSNTSLCGAYNANVIRSLTSLLEEKKYLGEEAILLYPIGRKVEEFLKKNGYQTEGSFQELAETPSYKEARKLANILMKKFLIGEIDQVVFIYHHFKSLASQELLKDVYLPLDIDKYRQRGDDNKVNNDYIVEPSEVELIANLLPKVLSQKLFTVLVDSNASEHAARSLAMQIATDNANELIQELTKQYNKSRQQAITNELLDIIGGSMR; the protein is encoded by the coding sequence ATGGGATCACTACGGGAAGTAAAAAATAGGATTAATTCGGTAAAAAATACCCGAAAAATAACTTCGGCTATGCGTATGGTAGCCTCAGCTAAGCTGACAAAGGTGGAAGGTGTGATAGAAAATATGTTACCTTATCAAAATAAACTTGACTCCATACTGTGTAAGTTTTTAAGTGGAGGTACCAAAGTTGAATCACCTTTTACTGTGCAGCGTGAGGTTAAGCGTATAGCTGTAGTGGTGATGTCCTCAAATACTTCTTTGTGTGGAGCGTATAACGCCAATGTTATACGATCTTTAACAAGTCTTTTGGAGGAGAAAAAATATCTAGGAGAAGAGGCTATTCTCCTTTATCCAATAGGGAGGAAGGTCGAAGAATTTCTTAAAAAGAATGGGTATCAGACAGAAGGTTCTTTTCAAGAGCTGGCAGAAACACCAAGCTATAAAGAAGCTCGAAAATTAGCTAATATTTTGATGAAGAAATTCCTCATTGGTGAGATAGACCAAGTCGTGTTTATTTATCACCATTTTAAATCTTTGGCAAGTCAAGAACTTTTAAAAGACGTATACTTACCTCTTGATATTGATAAATATAGACAAAGGGGTGATGACAATAAGGTAAATAATGATTATATTGTTGAACCTTCAGAGGTAGAATTAATAGCCAATCTTTTACCTAAAGTATTAAGCCAAAAACTGTTTACAGTGCTAGTTGACTCAAATGCATCAGAGCATGCTGCCCGATCTTTGGCTATGCAGATCGCAACAGATAACGCTAATGAACTAATACAAGAGTTGACAAAGCAATATAATAAATCCAGACAGCAAGCTATTACCAATGAGCTTCTAGATATTATTGGTGGCAGTATGAGGTAA
- a CDS encoding efflux transporter, RND family, MFP subunit (COGs: COG0845 Membrane-fusion protein~InterPro IPR006143~KEGG: bfs:BF3193 putative lipoprotein~PFAM: Secretion protein HlyD~SPTR: Putative uncharacterized protein;~TIGRFAM: Secretion protein HlyD~IMG reference gene:2504106892~PFAM: HlyD family secretion protein~TIGRFAM: RND family efflux transporter, MFP subunit), whose amino-acid sequence MQIGKKFTVPFLMMIGTLLLWSCSSGKKNEIDRTLTVKIDSVRPYTNQLSVSYPGKIRASSDVNLGFRVSGTLLRVNVDVGSVVRKGDVLAEIDPRDYRTQLNATEAEYNRIKGEAERIMALYEKRSVSKNDYEKAKFGLEQITAKLEAHRNALADTKLRAPYDGFIQKKLFDRDETISAGMPVVSMINKGVPEVEINIPSADYYDRDSFDSYVCSIDLFPGTVFPLKLTGVTHKANLNQLYTMRFTFVDGNQDRMPTPGMTATVRINKKTEASALTMVPLSAVFNDGQGKSTVWIYNADQKTISAREVRLLGIRRSGNTIISDGLKVGEQIVIAGVHSLKEGSKVVPLPPKTKTNVGGLL is encoded by the coding sequence ATGCAGATTGGAAAGAAATTTACGGTTCCATTTTTGATGATGATTGGAACGCTTTTACTTTGGAGTTGTTCTTCAGGTAAGAAAAATGAGATTGATCGAACACTAACTGTGAAAATAGATTCAGTGAGGCCGTATACTAATCAATTATCTGTATCCTATCCCGGGAAAATAAGGGCTTCATCAGATGTAAATCTAGGCTTTAGAGTGAGTGGAACTCTTCTAAGAGTGAATGTCGATGTAGGTAGTGTAGTACGTAAGGGAGATGTACTTGCCGAAATTGACCCTCGTGATTATCGTACTCAGCTCAATGCTACAGAAGCCGAATATAATAGAATAAAAGGTGAAGCAGAACGAATTATGGCTCTTTATGAGAAGAGAAGTGTTTCCAAAAATGATTATGAAAAGGCTAAATTTGGTTTAGAACAAATTACGGCTAAACTGGAAGCTCATAGGAATGCTTTAGCAGATACAAAACTAAGAGCTCCATACGATGGCTTTATTCAGAAAAAACTCTTTGATAGAGATGAAACAATCTCAGCAGGAATGCCCGTCGTTTCTATGATTAATAAAGGTGTACCTGAAGTAGAAATAAATATTCCTTCTGCCGATTATTACGACAGAGATTCGTTTGATAGTTATGTCTGCTCTATCGATCTTTTCCCTGGTACTGTATTCCCTTTGAAACTAACAGGTGTTACGCACAAAGCAAACCTAAATCAGCTTTACACAATGCGCTTTACATTTGTGGATGGTAATCAAGACCGTATGCCTACTCCAGGTATGACAGCCACTGTTCGAATTAATAAAAAAACAGAAGCTTCTGCGTTGACAATGGTGCCTTTGTCTGCTGTGTTTAATGATGGCCAGGGAAAATCTACTGTTTGGATATACAATGCGGATCAAAAGACTATATCAGCTCGTGAGGTTCGCTTACTCGGTATCAGAAGAAGTGGTAATACCATTATTTCTGATGGATTAAAAGTGGGTGAGCAGATTGTTATTGCTGGAGTTCATAGTCTAAAAGAAGGAAGTAAAGTTGTTCCTTTACCTCCAAAAACAAAAACTAATGTAGGAGGATTACTATGA
- a CDS encoding acriflavin resistance protein (COGs: COG0841 Cation/multidrug efflux pump~InterPro IPR001036~KEGG: bvu:BVU_4125 AcrB/AcrD/AcrF family transporter~PFAM: Acriflavin resistance protein~SPTR: RND transporter, HAE1/HME family, permease protein;~IMG reference gene:2504106893~PFAM: AcrB/AcrD/AcrF family), with product MIDYGKWALDNRYLVRFLIAILVVGGGLAFYDMSKLEDPEIKVKEALVITPYPGASPHQVELEVTDLLEKSIRGMSNIEKVRSRSLNDLSMISVELSKLVPDDEVDQYWDVLRRKVSDVQSQLPAGTMGSIVKDDFGDVYGMFYAVTSDGIADSELIRYVDMVKREIQAIEGITSVEIFGEREECINIELMEERMANLGVHPAEVLATLNGQNKTVYSGYYEAGDYRLRVAVDDRYNTVEDISNLLLQGHEGDQLRLKDIAKVSIGFEDPTRYQMRYDKAQAYGLAIAASSESDITKLGKIVSDKIESLQEERIPVGIDFHKVFYQPERVIESLNTFLLNLIESVIIVVVVLMFTMGIRSGMIIGVSLVVIVFGSFLILNMFDGTLQRVSLAAFILAMGMLVDNAIVIVDGILVSLQKGVDKKEALTKIGKQTAMPLFGATLIAILAFFPIFLSPDTAGVYVRDLFIVLAVSLLLSWVLALTHVPLMSEWMLKAPKESADDAYNSVYYRAFRSVLKWALSHKLITIGIAAGLVSLSVFCYQFLPQSFFPDMNYDQLYIEYKLPEGTNNTKVISDLDQIEDYLLGRDEITHVTTAIGATPARYNLVRSIADPSLSYGELIVDFKSPKQLVDSMWVIQNYLTAQYPDAYVRLKRYNLMYQPYPIEAQFSGPDPAVLKELTAKAEKIMTDNPKTMLVRNDWEPETPTLMVKYNQPIARNIGLTREDVGLSLLSATGGIPAGSFYKGDQKKNIYLKSTDSKGDPIEGLDNVPVFSLIPAIQNLSMETVKGLVMGSVSQEDLLEGVLRTVPLNQAAEAVEVEWEDPLILRFNGERAMRAQCNPVPGASADDARNAILADIEAIDLPPGYSLLWQGEYSASTESMKYLFKSFPLAIILMITILILLFKDYRKPLIIFCCMPLIAIGVVFSVLLSGKDFGFVAIVGALGLIGMMIKNGIVLMDEITLQINNGVEPTKALIESSQSRFRPVMMASLTTIVGMIPLLSDDMFGSLAVTIMGGLLVGTLIILIFIPILYALFFKLKIQK from the coding sequence ATGATAGACTATGGAAAATGGGCTTTAGATAATCGCTATTTAGTTCGTTTCCTTATTGCTATCTTAGTTGTGGGTGGTGGTTTAGCTTTCTATGATATGAGTAAGCTAGAAGACCCCGAAATTAAGGTTAAGGAAGCACTAGTTATAACTCCCTACCCAGGAGCCTCTCCGCATCAAGTAGAGTTGGAAGTAACAGATCTGCTTGAGAAGAGTATTCGAGGTATGAGCAATATTGAAAAGGTAAGGAGTAGATCCTTAAATGACCTTTCAATGATTTCTGTTGAACTCTCTAAATTGGTACCCGATGATGAGGTAGATCAATATTGGGATGTTTTAAGAAGAAAAGTTTCTGATGTACAGAGTCAATTACCTGCTGGAACTATGGGTTCCATAGTAAAAGACGATTTTGGTGATGTTTATGGTATGTTCTATGCCGTAACATCAGATGGTATAGCCGATTCTGAATTAATTCGCTATGTTGACATGGTGAAGCGAGAGATTCAGGCGATAGAAGGCATTACTAGTGTTGAAATATTTGGAGAACGGGAAGAGTGTATTAACATCGAGCTGATGGAAGAACGTATGGCCAATCTTGGTGTGCATCCTGCTGAAGTTCTTGCCACTCTAAATGGTCAAAACAAAACAGTTTATTCTGGTTATTACGAAGCAGGAGATTATCGCCTGCGTGTAGCTGTTGATGATCGATATAATACTGTTGAAGATATAAGTAATTTACTCCTTCAAGGTCATGAAGGAGATCAGTTGCGTTTAAAAGACATTGCAAAAGTATCCATTGGTTTTGAAGATCCTACAAGGTATCAAATGCGGTATGACAAGGCTCAAGCATATGGTTTAGCTATAGCGGCTAGTAGTGAGTCGGATATCACAAAACTAGGAAAAATTGTAAGTGATAAAATAGAAAGCCTTCAAGAAGAAAGAATACCTGTTGGGATAGATTTCCATAAGGTTTTCTACCAACCCGAACGTGTTATTGAATCCTTAAATACATTCTTACTAAACTTAATAGAATCAGTAATTATCGTAGTTGTTGTGCTTATGTTTACTATGGGCATAAGGAGTGGTATGATAATTGGTGTCAGTTTGGTGGTGATTGTATTTGGTTCTTTCTTAATACTGAATATGTTTGATGGTACTCTTCAGCGTGTATCTTTAGCTGCTTTTATATTGGCTATGGGTATGCTGGTGGATAATGCCATTGTTATAGTGGATGGTATTTTAGTGAGTCTGCAAAAAGGAGTAGATAAGAAAGAGGCCCTAACGAAAATTGGTAAGCAAACTGCTATGCCTTTATTTGGAGCAACACTTATTGCTATTTTAGCCTTTTTCCCTATTTTCCTATCTCCTGATACTGCAGGAGTGTATGTGCGAGATTTATTTATTGTATTAGCAGTATCACTATTATTGAGTTGGGTATTGGCTCTAACACACGTGCCTTTAATGTCTGAGTGGATGTTGAAAGCACCAAAAGAGAGTGCTGATGATGCTTATAATTCTGTTTATTATAGAGCCTTTAGATCAGTCTTGAAATGGGCTTTAAGTCATAAATTAATTACCATTGGTATCGCTGCTGGTTTGGTGAGTTTGAGTGTGTTCTGTTATCAGTTCTTGCCTCAATCATTCTTTCCAGATATGAATTACGACCAATTGTATATAGAGTATAAGCTCCCCGAAGGAACAAATAATACAAAAGTAATTAGTGATTTAGATCAAATTGAAGATTATCTTTTGGGAAGAGATGAAATAACACACGTAACTACAGCTATTGGTGCTACTCCAGCACGTTATAATTTAGTGCGTAGTATTGCCGATCCTTCTCTCTCCTATGGAGAATTGATTGTAGATTTTAAATCTCCTAAGCAACTGGTGGATTCGATGTGGGTAATTCAAAATTATTTGACTGCTCAATACCCTGATGCTTATGTTAGATTGAAACGTTATAACTTAATGTATCAGCCTTATCCAATAGAAGCTCAGTTCTCTGGGCCAGACCCTGCTGTTTTGAAAGAACTAACAGCTAAAGCTGAGAAGATAATGACTGATAACCCAAAGACTATGCTTGTGCGTAACGACTGGGAACCAGAAACACCTACGTTGATGGTCAAATACAATCAACCTATAGCTAGGAACATCGGACTTACACGTGAAGATGTTGGCTTATCTTTATTGTCAGCTACGGGAGGTATTCCTGCTGGTTCATTCTATAAGGGAGATCAAAAGAAAAATATTTATTTAAAGAGTACAGATAGCAAAGGAGATCCGATTGAAGGACTAGATAATGTACCTGTCTTTAGTTTGATTCCTGCAATTCAAAATTTGTCTATGGAAACTGTGAAAGGTTTAGTGATGGGTTCTGTTTCTCAAGAAGATCTATTAGAAGGAGTCTTGCGTACGGTGCCCCTAAATCAAGCTGCTGAAGCAGTAGAAGTGGAGTGGGAAGATCCTTTAATATTGCGATTTAATGGAGAACGTGCTATGCGTGCACAATGTAATCCTGTACCAGGAGCTAGTGCCGACGATGCTCGTAATGCTATTCTTGCAGATATTGAAGCTATTGATTTACCACCAGGTTATTCACTACTATGGCAAGGAGAATATAGCGCAAGTACCGAGAGTATGAAATACTTATTTAAGAGTTTCCCTCTTGCAATAATTTTAATGATTACAATTCTTATTTTACTATTTAAAGATTATAGGAAGCCACTCATTATCTTTTGTTGTATGCCATTAATTGCTATTGGAGTAGTGTTTAGTGTATTGCTATCGGGTAAGGACTTTGGTTTCGTAGCTATTGTAGGTGCTTTGGGCTTGATAGGGATGATGATCAAGAATGGTATTGTTCTTATGGATGAGATTACCTTACAAATTAATAATGGTGTAGAACCAACGAAAGCGCTTATAGAGAGTTCTCAATCGAGATTCCGACCAGTAATGATGGCTTCTCTAACAACGATTGTTGGTATGATTCCATTATTATCCGATGATATGTTTGGATCTTTAGCTGTTACGATCATGGGCGGATTATTAGTGGGTACACTGATTATCTTAATCTTTATCCCTATTCTTTATGCTTTATTTTTTAAATTGAAAATCCAAAAATAA
- a CDS encoding outer membrane efflux protein (COGs: COG1538 Outer membrane protein~InterPro IPR003423~KEGG: bth:BT_2117 outer membrane protein, putative~PFAM: Outer membrane efflux protein~SPTR: Outer membrane protein, putative;~IMG reference gene:2504106894~PFAM: Outer membrane efflux protein): MKYIYTCLLAFLSVGVYGQRVLSLSECREMALEHNKQSKASVIQIEKASQDIRTYRAKFFPHLSAQGNYLFNSNKYEEKTPSFQLLTFAPGEIPTPNGFVMFPSIPIEFDMNKSWFAGLSLTQPLYMGGKIRSAYQMSKIGKDMAFLNRKMSNSDVLYETDKAYWTLLKVEELVKVAQKYEEVVNHLLSDINNAFEVGMTSRNDILKVQVKLNEAKLQRRRAENAIRLAKMNLCHMIGLPLVDDVTVADQNLDSSATPLHLVQDVSLRPEYQLLSRKLDLKLQEIKLTRSDYLPQLGVVGAWNYYDAARLNDTPLFKGGSFSALFSIKVPLFQWGEGISKVKSKKAEHQMAQLQRDDASEKMMLEMTMALNQVDESKLEVEMTAEALSQAAENLKTSTEQFEVGLETLTEHLEAQTLWQKAWAENVEAMAQLRLNETNYLKASGQLEVDANH; encoded by the coding sequence ATGAAATATATATATACTTGTTTGTTAGCATTTTTGAGTGTTGGAGTCTATGGGCAGAGAGTTTTATCTCTTTCTGAGTGTAGGGAGATGGCTTTAGAGCATAATAAACAAAGTAAGGCTTCTGTGATACAAATAGAGAAAGCATCTCAAGATATTCGTACCTATAGGGCTAAGTTTTTCCCTCATCTGTCAGCGCAAGGAAACTATTTATTTAATTCAAATAAATACGAAGAGAAAACTCCTAGTTTTCAACTACTGACATTTGCTCCAGGAGAAATTCCTACCCCCAATGGCTTTGTGATGTTCCCCTCTATACCTATAGAGTTTGATATGAATAAAAGCTGGTTTGCTGGTTTAAGTTTGACGCAACCTCTTTATATGGGGGGTAAAATAAGATCTGCCTATCAAATGTCTAAAATAGGTAAGGATATGGCTTTCTTAAATAGAAAAATGTCAAATTCTGATGTTCTTTATGAAACAGATAAAGCCTATTGGACTTTACTAAAAGTAGAAGAGTTAGTCAAGGTTGCCCAAAAATATGAAGAAGTAGTAAATCATTTACTTTCTGATATAAATAATGCCTTTGAAGTGGGTATGACTTCCAGAAATGACATTTTAAAAGTTCAAGTAAAACTGAATGAAGCAAAACTACAACGTCGAAGAGCAGAAAATGCTATCCGTCTAGCGAAGATGAATCTTTGCCACATGATCGGGTTACCATTGGTAGATGATGTAACTGTTGCTGATCAGAATTTAGATAGTTCAGCTACTCCTTTACATTTGGTACAAGATGTATCTTTGCGACCAGAGTACCAACTACTATCTCGTAAGCTAGATTTAAAACTTCAAGAAATTAAATTAACTCGAAGTGATTATTTACCTCAATTAGGTGTTGTTGGAGCGTGGAATTATTATGACGCAGCTCGTTTAAATGATACTCCTCTATTTAAGGGAGGATCATTCTCAGCTTTGTTTTCTATAAAAGTACCATTATTCCAATGGGGTGAAGGAATAAGTAAGGTTAAATCTAAAAAAGCAGAACATCAGATGGCACAGCTACAAAGAGACGATGCTTCTGAAAAGATGATGCTAGAAATGACAATGGCATTAAACCAAGTTGATGAGTCAAAACTAGAGGTTGAGATGACAGCTGAAGCACTTTCTCAGGCTGCAGAAAATTTAAAAACAAGTACTGAACAGTTTGAAGTGGGCTTAGAAACGCTTACAGAGCATTTGGAGGCTCAAACTTTGTGGCAAAAGGCTTGGGCTGAAAATGTAGAAGCTATGGCTCAATTGCGATTAAATGAAACGAATTACTTAAAAGCATCTGGACAACTTGAAGTAGATGCAAATCATTAA